aaacttacttagtgttttaaaagatgatttcattataggttaaagtggatggaagctgtgcaccaggtaggaaaccggaaaagaggaggtgagtccatcggactacttaagtaccaaactcccttcagatccaatcctagacatgcacaccgccattgccacaccttaacgtcatgtatatttctaggaaaccgatttgattaagtcctttttaggaaaagtgattaattttggaaaatatcttcattgcggaagctttgcttgttgtcgtgttattttgaaatcaattgttgtttttgaaacgcgccctaaagctatccaatttcaacagttaaaataagtaatacctatcttagtaatacatattaaaaccatcaaaaataattaagcggccttattacatttaaaaacccaaaacttcaaacataaataaaaggatgtccagttcacggaagaaaatcaaactttcgagcgggtggccactcaattccctcacgactccaagcccactatggttggggattacctgtggatgaaaataaaagggtgagtttggggaaactcagtgtgtaaattaacccaaccatatcctatatcactcaaaccacgtaaATAAAATAAGTTGACCTTAGCCCGCAAgcaattcgaataaagcccataggcccataatgtaacgagcagatattacatgtttatgcagaaacccaaccatatccaaccgtatacacctccgtaccaaccttacaccgtgtggggagacaactcgacccacccaaccgctacacaccatagaatttgcagcatggtcgctgagcgaataatgtgacagagtcaccagatacagataatcgtggcagagccaccagaacagatatatgtggcaaagccaccaaatcagatatttgtggcatagccaccaggacgcttcctccataatataacccatgtccccatataacaaaaataatatgtcatggcatacgtatacagaaacagaacatcatgcttttcagaaaaaaaataaccctaggggtataacggtaattttgcatacataggggtgttcaagtaatttcactattcttaaggttttcatgcataacatagccatttacgtacgatcagaaacacttaccgcattttcttaccaacttgggcccattggcccattatcctgtttttggcccattaagcccaaaaatatcgaaatgcacggAACCGCGCACtttgcagtcttatcactttaatttaccgtatacatcaaactattaatctcatgagcattagcacactcgcaagatctcaaaatatcggcttttcggcttttgccgatctagtctataagagggtgttagttacacacctgtttgcgacgatatgctgacgagatccacacacgaaccacctacaattggattactaacacgttaatctaactattcaaatacaaactacgtattaaccccttacaatattcggccaaccacacctacagatcatagtaagcttataagaaatcaataagaaactcattaacaaatttttgtcaatgtttaccacataatcataatttcactgcaagctgtcttcctgagcaacagtcactaaatcatttataactggagctacgaaactccaaatcaagtgccgttaattttccctgaaaatagactcatatatcttcaatccataaaattttcagaatttttggtatggccaatcaataccagatttttctcaaagtttctcatgtttcactgtttgactaatctgaccactcttaattacgaatcaaatttctcattgtacagaattcaaaatatgttcttgtttatttcatttgaaactagactcaataagctttaattaaataatttattcagcttctaattcatctcccacaatttatggtgattttccaaagtcacgttattgctgctgtcccaagcagatttattaccaaatcactctttcacacataccttgcatgcatgttatttaaacatgtatatcaccaatcaatcatcacatatctatgattttacttaagtataatctccatttcaccattttaaagcacaacatgttagccgatttttccctttagcatctaaggcacatgcatgctcatttgtttggctcaacttcacctatcttccatttttcatcaaaaaaacatgaaacaacaaccatttccttcattttaattcatgactaaatgctcacaacacaactaaaaaccaaaatatgcttcaagagttaaggtagaatcaagaagaacccatgaacatcaaaatagaagcaaagtaccaagaacttacctgcAATTTTCCTcttcctagtgaccgaatattcaagggtttcctcccctatttgctctctctctcaaattcgactatgaagaacaaagaatgaaccaaaaaaaaaccttcctttacttccttttgttattcttatcactcaacattttatgacacataaatgatatactaatatttgtgccatactcatgccataattccaataaaaatgcccataatgcttatcatgcccatcatggaacattttcctaacccattatcaatttttaacaatttgtaccataaattattaatatcaagtgcacatattgtctatCACCAACATTATGAccagccactacatgtaaaatgggaggtttgacatgcaaatcctcctattttgcactcttatttatttagccactacaaattagcctatagcattttcaaacattttcacataggtcctatttcataatttcactccctttttcttatggaacaaaaattaactaaaattaccgggttctatcttaagcttgggccttctagaggcccacaaacataattaaacctatgccaacattcacagaattcctaaaaattggggcgttacagaagaACCTTataatgaattctattatttgatttctattttacacgataaatacttgattcttgttctcagttATGTGTGTTTAtttgttgttttaatatttctgagatattaattcatgtttaatgtgcttaaatcagaggaggaaaattccctgtttaagagtaaatctaGCGTTagtgagtggagttgcatgcaatcctagaaataaggCGATTTcaatctatcggattagagttaaatctaataggaaatctgataaaccataaaagtaacatattttaatcccatacttagcatatttttgatgatttatcatataatttagtgaattagatgctcctaaaccttcaatttcatgttttatacttaggagagcatatggAAACAAAAAGTGCAGAAAACTGGCCAAAAATAGACAAAATGGGCTGATTTaaagatccacacggccaagactacttccacacgggcagagcacacgcctatgtgagccacacgggctggccatacCCCTATGTGGTAGCCCGTGTCGATATCGCTGCTTGTTTCCCAAACACGaggaaaaagccaatttttaacgTTTCTGAGCAGTTTAAAGTCCATAAATACATACTAAAAGAGGACTTGAGGGGACACGCAGAGCAGAaagcagaaattactcgaaggaagccgttGGAATCATCTCAGAAGCAGATCCACTTCAAGATTGAAaatctccattcaaatttctctcgaattttatttgggttttttatgtcttgttgtttttctaaatttgagatgttttccttttacattataaactaaattccctagatacttaGGGAAGATAAgacctatgatgaatcttattatttaatgttctgaatttaataataaatacttgttcttaattatgtgttcttaattcttgatctaacattttcaCACTACAGGAGAACAGACTTTTAGTGGCcttttttttagcctttagcggcaTTTTCACAAGCGTCACAAAAGACGCCAaaattttgcggcgtttatttaaaaaaatgctgctaaagaccatgaccttaGCGGCGCTTCTCcccaaaacgccgctaaagactaTGACCTTTAGTGACACTTTTTTCAAAAATGCTGCTAAAGGTCGTGACCTTTAGCAACGCTTTTTCTCAAAACACCACTATATAAAAAACCTTTAGTGACGCTTTTTTCATAAATGCcgctaaaaatataaattttaaaaatatattttaattaaataatatttattttctatgataaatattatattatgttttattttttaaatttgaactttaaaccatacacaatttttaaaaaatcatttatatGTAACTCAACAGAAATTATGTTCAAAGATTCGTTGTGTCACTAAACAAAGAAAAATGATTTacacaaataaaaaaaaagacgAGAAAATGAAGGTTCTAATGAGCAAACTATTTTATAAGCAATCAAAAAGAATAGTACAGGAAATTCTTAGTATCCTGCTTGAAGAAAGCATCGAAAAATATAAAGAGGATGAGAATGAGTACAAGGAAGCATCTTTAAGTTGAACCATTCTTGATGTCAGGTTCCTTGCCTGTCTCAGGGAGAAAACACTTGCACACAACAAGGATATGATGTCCCTTTCTCCATTTGACTTAATCACCCACATTCTCTCATACCCTTTCTGCCAACAGCAATTGTTCAAATTCTTCTCCTCTTCTCTCCAATTCCTACATATAAATGTCCATGAGATTATGGTATTTGATGAAAAAATTAGTTCACAACTGTGATACTTTCACAATATTGGCCTGAAATACCCTACAAATCAATACCATATTGCAAAACCTCCAATATTCTTATCATGTTAAGGTGTTTATTGATAAATTTCTTAAGAGAAATGTTAACCAATGCCGTGTAATTAATGCATCACTTTTTTCTTGAATTCAGTTAAAGTAAGCAATGTATTAAATGTTAGAAAATATCCTAAAAATGAACTGTTCAAGACTCCTAAAAGGTTGTAGGTTCAATATCTTAACAACAATCACTTGTAACGCAGAAGAAGAATGGGTTCTTACAGTTCATTTGTCAACTTAAGAACACTTGATTATAATGTGGTGGGAGAGGTTTGAATATAAAAAAGAAGCATTCAGAGTATGACTAAACctccaattgatcaaacaaaagaATACATAAATAAGAAATCATCAAGGCAAGATGTAGACCAAAAGGCCAGCTTTGAACAACTCTCATAGCTTACCTCCAGATCTTGAACTGCTTGATCCCTTGTAATTTCCTTTTGCTGGCGAGAACGTTTGAGAAAGCCAATGCATAAGATTCCCTGATCTGTAACCTGAGGTTAAACAACAAATTAGCTGTGAAATATGCACATTCACCAGCTTAGGCAGCTGCTTCATACCCCTTCAGGGCCTCAAAATGTATTTGTGCTAGAGAAAGATAAAGATATAccacaaagaaaatatgaaaatcaGATTCTATGAACTCTATAAATTGTTAAAGCTTGTCTTTCAGCCAAAAAATCAGGAAAGAAGATAACTTGGGTTCTAACATCAAATGCAAATAACTCCCAGTCAggcttttctatttttcaaactAACTTCATGTTCAGAAAATATAAACCCTGGTGTTGTGGGGCAAGAACTTCTCTCTTCTTGCAGTTcccaaataataattcaaaatttccataattttcaGTTTATTGAGTTTTGCATCAAGCTTTTAGCATAGGACGATCAGCCCTTGCAGCTATATAGGTCCTTTAATGCTAGCTAGTGCAGATTTACAGAATAAAAAAGCAGTAACAAGACGAAAACACTACCGAATGTTACAGATACCTCTTCACAAAATGTCATTGCAGTTAATCGATATCCACCTATCAGCAAATATTCCTTTACCGCACAATTCAGATCTTTACGTTCATTAGCCTTCAATGGGCCTAAAGTAGAGAAGGGAACATCTCTCTTGTGCTGATGGACTTCCAGAGCATGATTTATGTTATTGCTCACACTTGATTCTACATTTGCATATAACATAAAAACAAATTCACACATGCCAGAAAAATGATGGCTAACTACTGATTAAAAGCATTTTTAAAAAATCCTACAATTCCCATAATATCTACTAACGATCCTACAAAAAGCCCACCAATTATGCAAAACAGTTGCCAAATAAAAGCAACTGCGGCAGAAATAGGGGTGTCAATTCTAAcctatataacaaaataacaagttTTTTTTTATGGTTTAAGTCTCATCTCACCAGCTCATGATTTATAGAGGCCAGCATCAGGGTAGCTTGTTGGCAATATTCCAGCAGAAGAAACCGTGTAACATAATAAGAGAAAGGAAGCTATTGCTAAAACATAAATATGCAGTGTGCACAGGTCCGAGTCTCATTTATTATAGCATCAAACAAAATTTAAGTATAATATAATTAATGAGAAGTTCCAACCAGGTTAAAGGTACtgtgaaaagaaaatttaaaaaagaatGGTTACAGGTCAAAGCACTAATTGCCAAAGGAACAAAGAGCTAACAGAAATGGAATACTGAAGCACTATTAGCCATCCAACACCATTGCTGAAGCATCTTAGATGTGATGTCTGAAATCATGACTAACAACAGTTGGACAAGAGTACAGCTAAAAAAGAGAAGAGGACAAATTGAAACATAAAACACAAGCCATTTCATTTATCGTTTTAGTATATTGATAGCTGGGACTATAAATGTAGGTGCCAAACTCAACTGACTTAATGGAGGCAATAGCTATGAGAAAGAACTTCAGAGTATGCAATAACAACCAACACCAAGAAACTTCTGACAGAAGATAACAGGTTTAACTTATTAGAGGTTTATATAACATATGAATGAATAGAGGCACAAATGCCATGTAACTTAAATAGAATTGCGCTAACAATTGGCATAATAACTGAATTTTGATAGAAAACAAGTACAGGAATAGAACAAACTACTTATTCACAAGAAATAAGGAGGTGACTCAAGGTATACTGTAGCAAGATCGTACCTTCAAATGTAAAAATTATTCTGGACATATGCAGCAAAGCGGTCCTAAACAGACCAATTTTAACCATCCCAAATTTGCCTTTTTACTTGTTGCTAATATTTTGTCTTTAACCCCAAACCCCAATATTTATCtcataaatatgaaaaagttctTTAATTGGACCCTTGAGCATTACCTAGCTTGATTCTTATATAATGAAAGAACTAAAACAGATATCAGTCTACCGCAATCTTGTCACGTGGAGCACAATATTTAGACTCTCCCTCCAAGGAGAAGGACGAAAAATAAACTTAGTAATTCCCTCGTcaaaatttgccacccttttcacaGCTTAAGATTCATAGAGTTTGAAGACATTagctaaataaataattaagcaAAACTATATACGAGCGCTGTTTTTTTACAAAACATGACTAGCTTCCATTTTCCAATAGAAAGAATACAACTTCAAATTCCTTTCTTTACGCACTTATACTGAAATAATAGAACATATTTTAACCTGAATGGAATAAACCGCCACATTTATTGTAAAGAAAATTGGCCTCAGTCCATCAGTTGACTCGGCACGTGCCTGTTTTAAGATGGGCAGAGTTTAGATAAAGCTAAGTAATTCAAAACAAGATAGACCAGGGCCGCAAGGCAAACTCTCAAATAAGCTAACAATTTAGCACCGTCACCTTGACAACGGGCATCAACAATTTTTATAAGGTTCCATTCCGTTATTACTTTTACAAAACACTGCTGGAATCAGATCTTCTCTACATGTTGATCTAACAATAAGTAACACTAAAAATACAGTTCAtatttaaaccaaaaaaaaaaaatcaaaagaaataaATTTATACGTCTAAGTCATTCCCGATTTCAtacttgaaaaagaaaaaggaattaaAGAAACACAAAAGTACCTCCAAGAGAGTTGTGGCGAGAGATCTGGTCAACAGGAAAATGAGAAGGATCGGCGAGGATCGGCGAAGAATTCCTTTAGACGCAGAGCTTGAGCTTCACGACCATCATCAACAGATCTAGCTTAGTCAATCAAAAATAAATCTCAAAACCACAAATACCCATAAAGATCTCAATGAACACCAGATCAAAACATACAGATAAATCAAAAGGCAAACAGAAACCCAAAAACCCAGTATGGGATCAaaagaaattttttattaaagaaaTCAAATCTAAAGAAAAGGAGTAAAAGAAAGGTACCAAATGACTCTAACAAACACTTTCTTTCCCTTCAAATCAGCTTCCTTCAAGTCCCCAACGCTCTTCTTTGTAGCCATGGTAGTAGCACTTCTTCAACAACAACCAAACGTATAAACAACGCTACACCTGAAAAAAAGGATTAGAGAACCGATCTGAAAAATCAATAAGAAAATGGGAGTATTCAAAGTGAGAGTACTTACGAAGATGAGAGAGGCGGATATATCTAGACAGTGAAAAGAAACGAAAGAGAGAAAAATTTAGGGCGAGCGACATAGATGAAAAGAAGAGGGAGTAATGAGCGGGTAAGCAAAAGTTAATTTTTACGAGTCAGTGGGATtttgatttcctttttttttttttaaaaataatggcCCTTTGCggcgttttaaaaaaaaaaaaagccaccACTATAACTTAATTTTTGTGACGTATTTAGGAAAAACgcgtttaattttaattttttatttttaatatattttttattttttctttcaaaatttttgtgttaagattattatttttggattttttaattttgaatattaaatttttaactgaaatatggactaaaatattaaatgttaattttaatttttaaattttaattttttataattttaaattatcatatgaaatacaaaagaaaactttaatgtaaataaaatgaaatcgatgaattaaaaaatataaaatgacacGATAATACAAGTATTATTGTTTTAAGTATGGTCCGCATTAGTTGTTTAGATTTTGATATAAATagcatttaattatatgtatacacctaaattttgatagaaatacatctcaaaattatatatgaatttcggtTTAATGTGTCCTTGTAGACGTGAAATTCTAATTatggtttaaatgtatagttaaaactttaattttgatttaatcatactcattttaaaaataaatacatcaatatatttttatattaaataaatataaatatttatgtatgcaatatataaatataaaataatgttatatcaataattgtgttaataatttacaagaactggatcaaattaaaattcatgtatataattgcatactaaaccattgttcatgtatgcttttgggatttaacccattttgatatatatattttaaaaataataatttatatttatcttatttaggtTTATGTTataaaaaaatccaagatacaCAAGTTAAGGGTTCACCATATTTACCTCTAAACACTAAAAAATAAACCCAAAACAccaaatcctaaaccctaaaccataaatcatagaccataaatctatatcctaaaccttaaaccctaaatatatatatatatgtatgtatgtattataGTGgacaaaagtaattaaaataatcttATTGCTTacctaaaccctaaaataaattaattttttgtcattttatcaaaaaccctaacccttaaaCCTTAATACCCTAACCCCTAAAATAATGAACGGTGCTAAGACCCTAACTATAAAACAATAAATCATAAACCCCAAACTCTAAACCATGAACCCTAAAATCAAAACtctaataacaaaataataaacattatatcATAAACCCTATAACCCCAAACCATAGACATTAAACCTTAAATTCTAAACCCCCTAAACCTTAAATCATAAACATAATATCTAAACCCTAAAAACCTAACacttaacccctaacccctaagcCTTAAActccaacccttaaaccataaaccataaaccataatccctaaacccataatctataaaccctaaaatagtatcTCATAcactttaaaccctaaaccatatacattaaactataatgataattaattcaatatttaaatttaatattttaaaccctgaaattaattcaatatttaaatttaatattttaaacctgAACCATATAcctaacatataaattaaaaataatcagtcatataccaaaaatctttaaaattattttaaataatagtattttaatttttttcatttttaacaaatattttctatgtttttactttcaaatttttttctatgtttttcaaaattcttttgcggcgtttttaaaaaagcgtcgctaaaggtgTACCTACAGCGGCGTTTTttagaaaagcgccgctaatactcgatctttagcagcatttttaaaaagcgccgctaaagccactaaaagcCCAATACAAAACTACGGCGTTTTGCAATTTTTTTtgtaaagcgccgctaatgctcaatcttttagcggcgtttttttaaaaagcgccgctaatgctcgttctttagcggcgtttttcaaaaagagCCGCTAATGCTCGTTCTTTAGCGGCGCcgctaaaaatgccgctaaaaacctgttttgctatagtgtcaggatattaattcaagttgatgtgcttattcagaggagcaaaagtccctgtttaagagtagatctaccataattaagtggagttgcatgcaaccctagaaatagggcgacataaatctactggattagagtcaaatctaataagggaatccatagatcgagttaatgcgacaataggggttttaattagaaagagatttcaattaatcaacctagagtcagttgtttttaatctcgaaagagatattaacataatttagggattttacggatcaagacaagtgaataaatcatttaatttagagtcaaaataataagtgaagtctaggtggattttttcctgggtattgtcttctttataagttttcttcaagtatttttcccaattcaCTCTCTGTCGCAtacattagttaattagtttagttaaatttagattaaaacaaatcccttatattttaggctaaataatagaaagatagttaatactagtacttttagtccttgtggatacaatattctggactcaccataactatactaccatTTGATAGGTGTGCTTTACCTTTGTCGTGATCGTGGTCTAGTTTAGTGAATCATAAAacgatcatcaagtttttggcgccgctatggggactaagatatttggaacgcttgatttttattaatttagccatttttatttgattgcattttattttatttttttgttttagttttattttaaattattaatttttcttttgtttgcttctGGCAGGTTCTTGTATTTTATGagtagaagaaacccgtcaggacctctacttttttacAGTGAAATTGAAGGCACGGCTCGTAGAAAATCATAGAGAAATAAGGCAGAGTCTACAGTATATAGAAGAAGAGCAGGAGGAGGAAACCAATaataccgaggagatggctgaaaattagaataatccgctacctcctgtggttCCTGTGAATCAGAATCTTGTTCCTCATACTATGTACGACTATGCTAAGCCTAATTTAACGgaggctgaatcgagtattgttagacttgccattgctacaaataattttgaattgaaacctaacattatacaaatgattcaacaatttgttcagtttgatggtttgcaggatgaagacccaaatactcatttggccaacTTTTTAGAGttctgtgatactttcaagataaaTGACATTTCCGATGATGCCATTTGCCTTCAGTTATTTCCCTTctcattgaggaataaagctaaacagtggttgaactctctACCATGAGGttccatcactacttgggaacaaatgactgaaatttTTTTACTAAAGTATTTTCCACTGGCTAAGATGGTAAAGTTGAgaaatgatatctcttcctttgtgTAAATGGACTTAGAAACCTTATACGATGCTTGGGAGAGATATAAAGATTTAttgatgataaaccgtaatttatacatatttttatcccatgcttagtacatttatggatggtttatccttagatttggtgaattcgatgctcctagttctttaatttcatgttttatacttaggtgagcacaggagagtaaaaagagtgagaaacgggccaaaaacagagaaaatagactcacatgggaaatcaacacagcctggacttccttagacgggtaagccacacgatcgtgtccatttggcaggatcgaagcacgacttataatggcagactacacgcccgtgcctatttaatagccttgaccacggtctggagcaatcgcacacgggcgtgtccctgattggcccaagtatagtcctattcagaaaaaagaccacttttgagggctcttaaggcattctaaagcctatttaaacacctgctGAGGCACTTAGAACTGACACACGAAGTAGGAGGCaatgaattactcaagggaagccgattgatctatcttagaagctggattcatcgtcaagactgaagatctcccttcaatttccattcaggggttttgggattattcttctaagatgttttcttttataattatgaactaaaccccctaaatacctaaggggaatgaaacgtaagacagatcttgttattattatctgaattgtatgataaatatttgacttgttcttaattatgtgttcttaattcttgtcttaatattccaggatattgattcaagttaatacaCTTATTTAGAGGAGTAAaagtccttgtctaagagtaaatttgtcataattaagcggagttaattgcacgcctagagatagtgatcgcgaggtttcgtgataggttttaaatatttataattactcgttcttgaactaa
This window of the Gossypium arboreum isolate Shixiya-1 chromosome 12, ASM2569848v2, whole genome shotgun sequence genome carries:
- the LOC108479837 gene encoding uncharacterized protein LOC108479837 encodes the protein MATKKSVGDLKEADLKGKKVFVRVICSSSASKGILRRSSPILLIFLLTRSLATTLLEARAESTDGLRPIFFTINVAVYSIQVTDQGILCIGFLKRSRQQKEITRDQAVQDLEELERRGEEFEQLLLAERV